The Spirochaetaceae bacterium genome window below encodes:
- a CDS encoding nucleotidyltransferase domain-containing protein → MAVDSAAAARWVARRRERRREGLRRRLQTAQRDTGRIISAIAAEYQPRRIYQWGSLVHTERFSEISDIDIAIEGMDGDEQALASIRSQAELMTDLPVDLVVMERLERGRANLIRRFGRVAWQHGDAV, encoded by the coding sequence ATGGCTGTCGACAGTGCTGCTGCTGCGCGCTGGGTAGCGCGCCGCCGCGAAAGGCGGCGCGAGGGCCTCCGCCGCCGGCTGCAGACGGCACAGCGCGACACGGGGCGGATCATCTCTGCCATAGCGGCGGAGTACCAGCCCCGCCGGATCTACCAGTGGGGGTCGCTGGTCCATACCGAACGCTTCAGCGAGATCTCCGATATCGATATCGCGATCGAAGGGATGGACGGCGACGAACAAGCTCTTGCATCCATACGGTCGCAAGCGGAGCTGATGACCGACCTGCCGGTCGACCTGGTCGTGATGGAGCGTCTCGAGCGGGGGCGCGCCAACCTCATCCGTCGCTTCGGCAGAGTCGCGTGGCAACATGGCGACGCCGTCTGA